One segment of Ziziphus jujuba cultivar Dongzao chromosome 12, ASM3175591v1 DNA contains the following:
- the LOC107410065 gene encoding receptor-like protein 7 isoform X12 — MTIPVLVSWLFLMLSIYSSLFGHVVVVVGQCLSHQQSLLLQLKHAIIFNETSSKILVNWNESSDCCTWPGITCDDDGRVIGLKLSNEQISGGIHDNSTLFNLVDLKSLDLSSNEDLQSEMPSRIGNLTNLNYLNLSNSFWFHQIPKTISLLNKLLILDLSYSDEYYCLDQQYDKGSNLSMHMFTNLTRLEELYVGCVNLSASGNEWGQALSSSLPNLRVLSLISCSLSGPIDKSLAKLQYLSVIHLDDNDLLSSKVPKFFANFSNLTTLSLSGCGLYGMFPKEIFQVPTLTILDISRNELLGGSLPEFPLDSDLQSLVLYGTNFSGSLPASIGNLGQLSRLDIYHCQFSGSLPKSMANLTQLVHLDLSSNMFTVPIPSFNMSKILMEINLSNNSLNGNIPSSLFALPSLDSIHLANNQFSGVDEFPNVSSSVLKSIDLRSNKLQGTVPSSLFALPSLESIHLGKNQFSRVDEFPNVSSSVLNSIDLSSNNLRVLKSIDLRSNKLQVLNSIDLSSNNLRVLNSIDLSSNKLQGTVPSSLFTLPSLEKIDLANNQFTGVDEFQNVSSSVLEYLGLASCKLGVFPYPIKNLALFDLDLSNNQISGEIPNWIWKVAVQLNLSHNQLVGMQEPYSLQNLSSLDLSFNQLHGKIPILPPNAFYIDLSSNNFQSSIPSDIGNNLNAVYVSLSNSGLTGVIPESICKASNLEALDLSNNTLSGKIPTCIFAMDSIVMVKLRRNNLSGPIPDAFPDNCKLEILDLYGNLLTDRIPKSLVNCHPLKVLNLGKNQMLDTFPLFLKRISTLLILILKSNRLHGSITCADNIGGWPVIEIVVVASNNFSGELPFQCLTTWGVMKGDSPFPLPSASHFSYNRAMSSFDYKDVVPVTNKRLEMDLVKVPEGFTCIDFSSNNFSGEIPKQLGLLTYLKVLNLSNNALSGHIPSSFGNMHELESLDLSRNRLNGEIPASLSNLNFLEVLDLSHNQLSGRIPKGTQIQTFSADCFQDNEGLCGPPLTPRCKNDEVDLPPKTSHEASHQNSGNEDIKWDLISAEVGFVVGFGTVIGPLVFSSRWRKRYYDRVEDIAFRILPNLILEKWLSWKMGMRK, encoded by the exons ATGACAATTCCAGTGCTTGTTTCATGGCTTTTCTTGATGTTATCCATTTACTCATCTTTATTCGGTCATGTTGTTGTTGTGGTTGGTCAATGTCTCAGCCATCAACAATCTTTGTTGCTGCAACTCAAGCATGCCATCATCTTCAACGAAACCAGTTCCAAAATTTTGGTGAATTGGAATGAAAGCTCCGATTGTTGTACTTGGCCTGGTATAACCTGTGATGATGATGGACGTGTCATTGGTCTCAAATTGAGCAACGAACAGATATCTGGTGGGATTCATGACAACTCTACACTCTTCAACCTCGTGGACCTCAAGAGCTTGGATTTGTCTTCTAACGAAGACTTGCAATCAGAGATGCCATCAAGGATAGGTAACCTCACAAATTTGAATTATCTGAACTTGTCAAATTCTTTTTGGTTTCATCAAATCCCAAAAACAATATCACTCCTGAATAAGTTACTTATCCTTGATCTATCTTACTCTGATGAATATTACTGTCTTGATCAACAATATGACAAGGGCTCAAATTTGAGCATGCATATGTTTACAAACCTCACAAGACTTGAAGAACTATATGTTGGTTGTGTAAATCTATCAGCATCAGGGAATGAATGGGGCCAGGCTTTATCTTCTTCACTGCCTAATTTGCGAGTATTGAGTTTAATCTCTTGTTCTCTTTCtggtcctattgataagtcgctTGCCAAGCTTCAATACCTATCAGTGATTCATCTAGATGACAACGATCTTTTGTCTTCTAAAGTTCCAAAATTCTTTGcgaatttctcaaatttgactacCTTGTCTCTAAGTGGTTGCGGCTTGTATGGAATGTTTCCTAAAGAGATCTTTCAGGTACCAACACTAACGATTCTTGACATATCGAGGAATGAATTACTTGGTGGTTCTTTGCCAGAATTTCCCCTGGACAGTGATCTTCAAAGTCTGGTGCTTTACGGAACTAATTTCAGTGGGAGTTTGCCTGCTTCTATTGGCAATCTTGGTCAGTTATCCAGATTAGACATTTATCATTGTCAGTTCAGCGGTTCACTTCCAAAGTCCATGGCAAATCTCACCCAACTTGTTCATCTTGATTTATCATCAAACATGTTCACTGTTCCAATTCCATCTTTTAATATGTCCAAGATCTTGATGGAAATAAACCTATCCAATAATTCTCTCAATGGAAACATCCCTTCATCTCTGTTTGCCCTTCCATCATTAGATAGCATTCATCTTGCAAACAATCAATTTAGCGGAGTTGATGAATTTCCAAATGTATCTTCCTCAGTGTTGAAATCCATTGATTTAAGGAGCAACAAACTACAAGGTACTGTTCCATCATCTTTGTTTGCCCTTCCATCATTAGAAAGCATTCATCTTGGAAAGAATCAATTTAGCAGAGTTGATGAATTTCCAAATGTATCTTCCTCAGTGTTGAATTCCATTGATTTAAGTAGCAACAACCTACGAG TGTTGAAATCCATTGATTTAAGGAGCAACAAACTACAAG TGTTGAATTCCATTGATTTAAGTAGCAACAACCTACGAG TGTTGAACTCCATTGATTTAAGTAGCAACAAACTACAAGGTACTGTTCCATCATCTCTGTTTACCCTTCCATCATTAGAAAAAATTGATCTTGCAAACAATCAATTTACTGGAGTTGATGAATTTCAAAATGTATCTTCCTCAGTGTTGGAATATTTAGGCCTTGCTTCTTGCAAACTTGGAGTGTTTCCTTATCCAATTAAAAACCTTGCTCTGTTTGATTTGGACCTTTCAAACAACCAAATTTCTGGGGAGATACCTAACTGGATTTGGAAAGTTGCCGTACAATTGAATCTTTCACATAATCAACTGGTAGGCATGCAAGAACCATATTCTCTTCAAAATCTTAGTAGTCTTGATCTTAGTTTTAACCAACTCCACGGGAAGATACCCATTCTACCACCAAATGCTTTCTACATAGATTTGTCTAGCAATAACTTTCAATCTTCCATTCCATCTGACATTGGTAATAACCTCAATGCTGTATATGTATCCCTCTCAAACAGTGGCCTTACAGGAGTTATACCTGAATCAATATGCAAAGCAAGTAACCTAGAAGCTCTCGACCTGTCCAACAACACTTTGAGTGGCAAAATACCAACGTGCATTTTTGCCATGGATTCAATTGTCATGGTGAAACTTCGAAGGAACAACTTGAGCGGCCCAATTCCTGATGCATTTCCGGATAATTGCAAATTAGAGATCCTAGATCTCTATGGAAACTTACTCACAGATAGGATTCCAAAATCTCTGGTCAACTGTCATCCTTTGAAGGTTTTAAACCTTGGGAAAAATCAAATGCTGGAcacttttccactatttttgaaaagaatatcTACATTGCTCATCCTTATTTTGAAATCAAATAGATTGCATGGCAGCATTACATGTGCTGACAACATTGGCGGTTGGCCAGTGATTGAAATTGTGGTTGTAGCTTCCAACAATTTCAGTGGTGAACTACCATTTCAATGCTTAACAACATGGGGTGTAATGAAAGGTGATTCACCATTTCCATTGCCATCCGCATCCCACTTTAGTTATAACAGAGCAATGAGTAGTTTTGACTATAAAGATGTAGTACCAGTTACCAACAAACGTCTAGAAATGGACCTGGTAAAGGTACCCGAGGGATTCACTTGCATTGACTTTTCAAGCAACAACTTCTCTGGTGAAATCCCAAAACAACTGGGACTACTCACATATCTGAAGGTACTCAACTTGTCCAATAATGCTCTCAGCGGTCATATCCCATCATCTTTTGGCAACATGCATGAGTTGGAGTCATTAGACCTCTCGAGGAATCGTCTGAATGGAGAAATCCCAGCATCACTTTCGAATTTGAATTTCCTTGAAGTCCTAGACCTGTCGCATAATCAGCTTTCTGGAAGAATCCCCAAGGGTACTCAAATTCAAACCTTTTCAGCTGATTGTTTTCAGGATAATGAAGGATTATGTGGGCCTCCTTTGACACCACGTTGCAAAAATGATGAGGTTGATCTGCCACCAAAAACATCTCATGAAGCCAGTCATCAAAACTCTGGCAACGAAGACATCAAATGGGATCTAATAAGTGCCGAAGTTGGTTTTGTTGTTGGATTTGGAACTGTGATTGGGCCTCTTGTGTTTTCCAGCAGATGGAGGAAGCGCTATTACGACCGTGTTGAGGACATTGCGTTTAGGATTTTACCTAATCTGATTCTTGAGAAATGGTTGTCATGGAAGATGGGAATGCGAAAATAA
- the LOC107410065 gene encoding receptor-like protein 35 isoform X3 has product MTIPVLVSWLFLMLSIYSSLFGHVVVVVGQCLSHQQSLLLQLKHAIIFNETSSKILVNWNESSDCCTWPGITCDDDGRVIGLKLSNEQISGGIHDNSTLFNLVDLKSLDLSSNEDLQSEMPSRIGNLTNLNYLNLSNSFWFHQIPKTISLLNKLLILDLSYSDEYYCLDQQYDKGSNLSMHMFTNLTRLEELYVGCVNLSASGNEWGQALSSSLPNLRVLSLISCSLSGPIDKSLAKLQYLSVIHLDDNDLLSSKVPKFFANFSNLTTLSLSGCGLYGMFPKEIFQVPTLTILDISRNELLGGSLPEFPLDSDLQSLVLYGTNFSGSLPASIGNLGQLSRLDIYHCQFSGSLPKSMANLTQLVHLDLSSNMFTVPIPSFNMSKILMEINLSNNSLNGNIPSSLFALPSLDSIHLANNQFSGVDEFPNVSSSVLKSIDLRSNKLQGTVPSSLFALPSLESIHLGKNQFSRVDEFPNVSSSVLNSIDLSSNNLRGTVPSSLFTLPSLEEIDLANNQFTGVDEFSNVSSSVLKSIDLRSNKLQVLNSIDLSSNNLRGTVPSSLFTLPSLKEIDLANNQFTGVDEFPNVSSSVLNSIDLSSNKLQGTVPSSLFTLPSLEKIDLANNQFTGVDEFQNVSSSVLEYLGLASCKLGVFPYPIKNLALFDLDLSNNQISGEIPNWIWKVAVQLNLSHNQLVGMQEPYSLQNLSSLDLSFNQLHGKIPILPPNAFYIDLSSNNFQSSIPSDIGNNLNAVYVSLSNSGLTGVIPESICKASNLEALDLSNNTLSGKIPTCIFAMDSIVMVKLRRNNLSGPIPDAFPDNCKLEILDLYGNLLTDRIPKSLVNCHPLKVLNLGKNQMLDTFPLFLKRISTLLILILKSNRLHGSITCADNIGGWPVIEIVVVASNNFSGELPFQCLTTWGVMKGDSPFPLPSASHFSYNRAMSSFDYKDVVPVTNKRLEMDLVKVPEGFTCIDFSSNNFSGEIPKQLGLLTYLKVLNLSNNALSGHIPSSFGNMHELESLDLSRNRLNGEIPASLSNLNFLEVLDLSHNQLSGRIPKGTQIQTFSADCFQDNEGLCGPPLTPRCKNDEVDLPPKTSHEASHQNSGNEDIKWDLISAEVGFVVGFGTVIGPLVFSSRWRKRYYDRVEDIAFRILPNLILEKWLSWKMGMRK; this is encoded by the exons ATGACAATTCCAGTGCTTGTTTCATGGCTTTTCTTGATGTTATCCATTTACTCATCTTTATTCGGTCATGTTGTTGTTGTGGTTGGTCAATGTCTCAGCCATCAACAATCTTTGTTGCTGCAACTCAAGCATGCCATCATCTTCAACGAAACCAGTTCCAAAATTTTGGTGAATTGGAATGAAAGCTCCGATTGTTGTACTTGGCCTGGTATAACCTGTGATGATGATGGACGTGTCATTGGTCTCAAATTGAGCAACGAACAGATATCTGGTGGGATTCATGACAACTCTACACTCTTCAACCTCGTGGACCTCAAGAGCTTGGATTTGTCTTCTAACGAAGACTTGCAATCAGAGATGCCATCAAGGATAGGTAACCTCACAAATTTGAATTATCTGAACTTGTCAAATTCTTTTTGGTTTCATCAAATCCCAAAAACAATATCACTCCTGAATAAGTTACTTATCCTTGATCTATCTTACTCTGATGAATATTACTGTCTTGATCAACAATATGACAAGGGCTCAAATTTGAGCATGCATATGTTTACAAACCTCACAAGACTTGAAGAACTATATGTTGGTTGTGTAAATCTATCAGCATCAGGGAATGAATGGGGCCAGGCTTTATCTTCTTCACTGCCTAATTTGCGAGTATTGAGTTTAATCTCTTGTTCTCTTTCtggtcctattgataagtcgctTGCCAAGCTTCAATACCTATCAGTGATTCATCTAGATGACAACGATCTTTTGTCTTCTAAAGTTCCAAAATTCTTTGcgaatttctcaaatttgactacCTTGTCTCTAAGTGGTTGCGGCTTGTATGGAATGTTTCCTAAAGAGATCTTTCAGGTACCAACACTAACGATTCTTGACATATCGAGGAATGAATTACTTGGTGGTTCTTTGCCAGAATTTCCCCTGGACAGTGATCTTCAAAGTCTGGTGCTTTACGGAACTAATTTCAGTGGGAGTTTGCCTGCTTCTATTGGCAATCTTGGTCAGTTATCCAGATTAGACATTTATCATTGTCAGTTCAGCGGTTCACTTCCAAAGTCCATGGCAAATCTCACCCAACTTGTTCATCTTGATTTATCATCAAACATGTTCACTGTTCCAATTCCATCTTTTAATATGTCCAAGATCTTGATGGAAATAAACCTATCCAATAATTCTCTCAATGGAAACATCCCTTCATCTCTGTTTGCCCTTCCATCATTAGATAGCATTCATCTTGCAAACAATCAATTTAGCGGAGTTGATGAATTTCCAAATGTATCTTCCTCAGTGTTGAAATCCATTGATTTAAGGAGCAACAAACTACAAGGTACTGTTCCATCATCTTTGTTTGCCCTTCCATCATTAGAAAGCATTCATCTTGGAAAGAATCAATTTAGCAGAGTTGATGAATTTCCAAATGTATCTTCCTCAGTGTTGAATTCCATTGATTTAAGTAGCAACAACCTACGAGGTACTGTTCCATCATCTCTGTTTACCCTTCCATCATTAGAAGAAATTGATCTTGCAAACAATCAATTTACCGGAGTTGATGAATTTTCAAATGTATCTTCCTCAGTGTTGAAATCCATTGATTTAAGGAGCAACAAACTACAAG TGTTGAATTCCATTGATTTAAGTAGCAACAACCTACGAGGTACTGTTCCATCATCTCTGTTTACCCTTCCATCATTAAAAGAAATTGATCTTGCAAACAATCAATTTACTGGAGTTGATGAATTTCCAAATGTATCTTCCTCAGTGTTGAACTCCATTGATTTAAGTAGCAACAAACTACAAGGTACTGTTCCATCATCTCTGTTTACCCTTCCATCATTAGAAAAAATTGATCTTGCAAACAATCAATTTACTGGAGTTGATGAATTTCAAAATGTATCTTCCTCAGTGTTGGAATATTTAGGCCTTGCTTCTTGCAAACTTGGAGTGTTTCCTTATCCAATTAAAAACCTTGCTCTGTTTGATTTGGACCTTTCAAACAACCAAATTTCTGGGGAGATACCTAACTGGATTTGGAAAGTTGCCGTACAATTGAATCTTTCACATAATCAACTGGTAGGCATGCAAGAACCATATTCTCTTCAAAATCTTAGTAGTCTTGATCTTAGTTTTAACCAACTCCACGGGAAGATACCCATTCTACCACCAAATGCTTTCTACATAGATTTGTCTAGCAATAACTTTCAATCTTCCATTCCATCTGACATTGGTAATAACCTCAATGCTGTATATGTATCCCTCTCAAACAGTGGCCTTACAGGAGTTATACCTGAATCAATATGCAAAGCAAGTAACCTAGAAGCTCTCGACCTGTCCAACAACACTTTGAGTGGCAAAATACCAACGTGCATTTTTGCCATGGATTCAATTGTCATGGTGAAACTTCGAAGGAACAACTTGAGCGGCCCAATTCCTGATGCATTTCCGGATAATTGCAAATTAGAGATCCTAGATCTCTATGGAAACTTACTCACAGATAGGATTCCAAAATCTCTGGTCAACTGTCATCCTTTGAAGGTTTTAAACCTTGGGAAAAATCAAATGCTGGAcacttttccactatttttgaaaagaatatcTACATTGCTCATCCTTATTTTGAAATCAAATAGATTGCATGGCAGCATTACATGTGCTGACAACATTGGCGGTTGGCCAGTGATTGAAATTGTGGTTGTAGCTTCCAACAATTTCAGTGGTGAACTACCATTTCAATGCTTAACAACATGGGGTGTAATGAAAGGTGATTCACCATTTCCATTGCCATCCGCATCCCACTTTAGTTATAACAGAGCAATGAGTAGTTTTGACTATAAAGATGTAGTACCAGTTACCAACAAACGTCTAGAAATGGACCTGGTAAAGGTACCCGAGGGATTCACTTGCATTGACTTTTCAAGCAACAACTTCTCTGGTGAAATCCCAAAACAACTGGGACTACTCACATATCTGAAGGTACTCAACTTGTCCAATAATGCTCTCAGCGGTCATATCCCATCATCTTTTGGCAACATGCATGAGTTGGAGTCATTAGACCTCTCGAGGAATCGTCTGAATGGAGAAATCCCAGCATCACTTTCGAATTTGAATTTCCTTGAAGTCCTAGACCTGTCGCATAATCAGCTTTCTGGAAGAATCCCCAAGGGTACTCAAATTCAAACCTTTTCAGCTGATTGTTTTCAGGATAATGAAGGATTATGTGGGCCTCCTTTGACACCACGTTGCAAAAATGATGAGGTTGATCTGCCACCAAAAACATCTCATGAAGCCAGTCATCAAAACTCTGGCAACGAAGACATCAAATGGGATCTAATAAGTGCCGAAGTTGGTTTTGTTGTTGGATTTGGAACTGTGATTGGGCCTCTTGTGTTTTCCAGCAGATGGAGGAAGCGCTATTACGACCGTGTTGAGGACATTGCGTTTAGGATTTTACCTAATCTGATTCTTGAGAAATGGTTGTCATGGAAGATGGGAATGCGAAAATAA
- the LOC107410065 gene encoding receptor-like protein 7 isoform X13: MTIPVLVSWLFLMLSIYSSLFGHVVVVVGQCLSHQQSLLLQLKHAIIFNETSSKILVNWNESSDCCTWPGITCDDDGRVIGLKLSNEQISGGIHDNSTLFNLVDLKSLDLSSNEDLQSEMPSRIGNLTNLNYLNLSNSFWFHQIPKTISLLNKLLILDLSYSDEYYCLDQQYDKGSNLSMHMFTNLTRLEELYVGCVNLSASGNEWGQALSSSLPNLRVLSLISCSLSGPIDKSLAKLQYLSVIHLDDNDLLSSKVPKFFANFSNLTTLSLSGCGLYGMFPKEIFQVPTLTILDISRNELLGGSLPEFPLDSDLQSLVLYGTNFSGSLPASIGNLGQLSRLDIYHCQFSGSLPKSMANLTQLVHLDLSSNMFTVPIPSFNMSKILMEINLSNNSLNGNIPSSLFALPSLDSIHLANNQFSGVDEFPNVSSSVLKSIDLRSNKLQVLNSIDLSSNNLRVLKSIDLRSNKLQVLNSIDLSSNNLRVLNSIDLSSNKLQGTVPSSLFTLPSLEKIDLANNQFTGVDEFQNVSSSVLEYLGLASCKLGVFPYPIKNLALFDLDLSNNQISGEIPNWIWKVAVQLNLSHNQLVGMQEPYSLQNLSSLDLSFNQLHGKIPILPPNAFYIDLSSNNFQSSIPSDIGNNLNAVYVSLSNSGLTGVIPESICKASNLEALDLSNNTLSGKIPTCIFAMDSIVMVKLRRNNLSGPIPDAFPDNCKLEILDLYGNLLTDRIPKSLVNCHPLKVLNLGKNQMLDTFPLFLKRISTLLILILKSNRLHGSITCADNIGGWPVIEIVVVASNNFSGELPFQCLTTWGVMKGDSPFPLPSASHFSYNRAMSSFDYKDVVPVTNKRLEMDLVKVPEGFTCIDFSSNNFSGEIPKQLGLLTYLKVLNLSNNALSGHIPSSFGNMHELESLDLSRNRLNGEIPASLSNLNFLEVLDLSHNQLSGRIPKGTQIQTFSADCFQDNEGLCGPPLTPRCKNDEVDLPPKTSHEASHQNSGNEDIKWDLISAEVGFVVGFGTVIGPLVFSSRWRKRYYDRVEDIAFRILPNLILEKWLSWKMGMRK, encoded by the exons ATGACAATTCCAGTGCTTGTTTCATGGCTTTTCTTGATGTTATCCATTTACTCATCTTTATTCGGTCATGTTGTTGTTGTGGTTGGTCAATGTCTCAGCCATCAACAATCTTTGTTGCTGCAACTCAAGCATGCCATCATCTTCAACGAAACCAGTTCCAAAATTTTGGTGAATTGGAATGAAAGCTCCGATTGTTGTACTTGGCCTGGTATAACCTGTGATGATGATGGACGTGTCATTGGTCTCAAATTGAGCAACGAACAGATATCTGGTGGGATTCATGACAACTCTACACTCTTCAACCTCGTGGACCTCAAGAGCTTGGATTTGTCTTCTAACGAAGACTTGCAATCAGAGATGCCATCAAGGATAGGTAACCTCACAAATTTGAATTATCTGAACTTGTCAAATTCTTTTTGGTTTCATCAAATCCCAAAAACAATATCACTCCTGAATAAGTTACTTATCCTTGATCTATCTTACTCTGATGAATATTACTGTCTTGATCAACAATATGACAAGGGCTCAAATTTGAGCATGCATATGTTTACAAACCTCACAAGACTTGAAGAACTATATGTTGGTTGTGTAAATCTATCAGCATCAGGGAATGAATGGGGCCAGGCTTTATCTTCTTCACTGCCTAATTTGCGAGTATTGAGTTTAATCTCTTGTTCTCTTTCtggtcctattgataagtcgctTGCCAAGCTTCAATACCTATCAGTGATTCATCTAGATGACAACGATCTTTTGTCTTCTAAAGTTCCAAAATTCTTTGcgaatttctcaaatttgactacCTTGTCTCTAAGTGGTTGCGGCTTGTATGGAATGTTTCCTAAAGAGATCTTTCAGGTACCAACACTAACGATTCTTGACATATCGAGGAATGAATTACTTGGTGGTTCTTTGCCAGAATTTCCCCTGGACAGTGATCTTCAAAGTCTGGTGCTTTACGGAACTAATTTCAGTGGGAGTTTGCCTGCTTCTATTGGCAATCTTGGTCAGTTATCCAGATTAGACATTTATCATTGTCAGTTCAGCGGTTCACTTCCAAAGTCCATGGCAAATCTCACCCAACTTGTTCATCTTGATTTATCATCAAACATGTTCACTGTTCCAATTCCATCTTTTAATATGTCCAAGATCTTGATGGAAATAAACCTATCCAATAATTCTCTCAATGGAAACATCCCTTCATCTCTGTTTGCCCTTCCATCATTAGATAGCATTCATCTTGCAAACAATCAATTTAGCGGAGTTGATGAATTTCCAAATGTATCTTCCTCAGTGTTGAAATCCATTGATTTAAGGAGCAACAAACTACAAG TGTTGAATTCCATTGATTTAAGTAGCAACAACCTACGAG TGTTGAAATCCATTGATTTAAGGAGCAACAAACTACAAG TGTTGAATTCCATTGATTTAAGTAGCAACAACCTACGAG TGTTGAACTCCATTGATTTAAGTAGCAACAAACTACAAGGTACTGTTCCATCATCTCTGTTTACCCTTCCATCATTAGAAAAAATTGATCTTGCAAACAATCAATTTACTGGAGTTGATGAATTTCAAAATGTATCTTCCTCAGTGTTGGAATATTTAGGCCTTGCTTCTTGCAAACTTGGAGTGTTTCCTTATCCAATTAAAAACCTTGCTCTGTTTGATTTGGACCTTTCAAACAACCAAATTTCTGGGGAGATACCTAACTGGATTTGGAAAGTTGCCGTACAATTGAATCTTTCACATAATCAACTGGTAGGCATGCAAGAACCATATTCTCTTCAAAATCTTAGTAGTCTTGATCTTAGTTTTAACCAACTCCACGGGAAGATACCCATTCTACCACCAAATGCTTTCTACATAGATTTGTCTAGCAATAACTTTCAATCTTCCATTCCATCTGACATTGGTAATAACCTCAATGCTGTATATGTATCCCTCTCAAACAGTGGCCTTACAGGAGTTATACCTGAATCAATATGCAAAGCAAGTAACCTAGAAGCTCTCGACCTGTCCAACAACACTTTGAGTGGCAAAATACCAACGTGCATTTTTGCCATGGATTCAATTGTCATGGTGAAACTTCGAAGGAACAACTTGAGCGGCCCAATTCCTGATGCATTTCCGGATAATTGCAAATTAGAGATCCTAGATCTCTATGGAAACTTACTCACAGATAGGATTCCAAAATCTCTGGTCAACTGTCATCCTTTGAAGGTTTTAAACCTTGGGAAAAATCAAATGCTGGAcacttttccactatttttgaaaagaatatcTACATTGCTCATCCTTATTTTGAAATCAAATAGATTGCATGGCAGCATTACATGTGCTGACAACATTGGCGGTTGGCCAGTGATTGAAATTGTGGTTGTAGCTTCCAACAATTTCAGTGGTGAACTACCATTTCAATGCTTAACAACATGGGGTGTAATGAAAGGTGATTCACCATTTCCATTGCCATCCGCATCCCACTTTAGTTATAACAGAGCAATGAGTAGTTTTGACTATAAAGATGTAGTACCAGTTACCAACAAACGTCTAGAAATGGACCTGGTAAAGGTACCCGAGGGATTCACTTGCATTGACTTTTCAAGCAACAACTTCTCTGGTGAAATCCCAAAACAACTGGGACTACTCACATATCTGAAGGTACTCAACTTGTCCAATAATGCTCTCAGCGGTCATATCCCATCATCTTTTGGCAACATGCATGAGTTGGAGTCATTAGACCTCTCGAGGAATCGTCTGAATGGAGAAATCCCAGCATCACTTTCGAATTTGAATTTCCTTGAAGTCCTAGACCTGTCGCATAATCAGCTTTCTGGAAGAATCCCCAAGGGTACTCAAATTCAAACCTTTTCAGCTGATTGTTTTCAGGATAATGAAGGATTATGTGGGCCTCCTTTGACACCACGTTGCAAAAATGATGAGGTTGATCTGCCACCAAAAACATCTCATGAAGCCAGTCATCAAAACTCTGGCAACGAAGACATCAAATGGGATCTAATAAGTGCCGAAGTTGGTTTTGTTGTTGGATTTGGAACTGTGATTGGGCCTCTTGTGTTTTCCAGCAGATGGAGGAAGCGCTATTACGACCGTGTTGAGGACATTGCGTTTAGGATTTTACCTAATCTGATTCTTGAGAAATGGTTGTCATGGAAGATGGGAATGCGAAAATAA